One Clostridium estertheticum DNA segment encodes these proteins:
- a CDS encoding signal peptidase II yields the protein MIMKIQNKKMWLAVFILITLDQVIKIVINTNFLDKRFPILPGLLSFEPMFNRHYSWLNSMLELGVSKWIHISIVTIIIILMYLFYKYLNEQFETNKIINIMYAFIFSGSMCSLIDKIFWNGSLDYIYVNGFFIFDLKDVYINIFIGLLALSLFLKGKALKQFDDNNIVKDFTSYLLQNILKCMRARF from the coding sequence ATGATAATGAAAATCCAAAATAAAAAAATGTGGTTAGCTGTGTTTATTTTAATAACATTGGACCAGGTTATTAAAATAGTAATCAATACTAATTTTCTTGATAAAAGATTTCCTATATTACCTGGGTTATTATCCTTTGAGCCTATGTTCAATAGGCATTATTCATGGTTAAATTCTATGTTAGAATTAGGCGTCAGTAAGTGGATACATATCTCGATTGTAACAATTATTATTATATTGATGTATTTGTTTTATAAGTATCTAAATGAACAGTTCGAGACAAATAAAATTATTAATATTATGTATGCTTTTATATTTTCAGGTTCTATGTGTTCGTTAATTGATAAGATTTTTTGGAATGGTAGTTTAGATTACATATATGTAAATGGATTTTTTATATTTGATTTAAAAGATGTATATATTAACATTTTTATTGGACTACTTGCATTATCATTATTTCTAAAGGGCAAAGCCTTAAAACAATTTGATGATAATAATATAGTAAAGGATTTTACATCATATCTTTTACAAAACATATTAAAATGTATGAGGGCCAGATTTTGA
- a CDS encoding NUDIX hydrolase → MEVFAKPGVGGIIIKSEKGIDYILIQERCKENGGAENGLIEIPAGKIREFESIFDCLRREILEETGLKVIEIIGEGKAVTFKANGYKVINYIPYACSQNIEGNYPIMVQTFICKAIGQVLDKTNETKNIRWVSIKELKEMLGNNENGFYPMHVATLKKFIGER, encoded by the coding sequence ATGGAAGTGTTTGCAAAACCAGGAGTTGGCGGAATTATAATTAAAAGTGAAAAAGGTATTGACTATATTTTGATCCAAGAGAGATGCAAGGAGAATGGTGGGGCAGAGAATGGATTAATAGAAATTCCAGCAGGTAAAATTAGAGAGTTTGAAAGTATATTTGATTGCTTAAGAAGGGAGATTCTTGAAGAAACAGGGCTTAAGGTTATTGAAATTATAGGAGAAGGAAAAGCAGTAACTTTTAAAGCAAATGGGTACAAGGTTATAAATTATATTCCTTATGCTTGTTCTCAAAATATAGAGGGTAACTATCCTATCATGGTCCAGACTTTTATATGTAAAGCTATTGGACAAGTATTAGATAAAACAAATGAAACTAAAAATATCAGATGGGTTTCGATAAAAGAATTAAAAGAGATGTTGGGTAATAACGAAAATGGATTTTATCCAATGCATGTAGCTACATTAAAAAAATTTATAGGTGAGAGGTGA
- a CDS encoding HD domain-containing protein, with product MKTKVYDLGTVNDEDLKFAVIVSKYNGKFVYCRHKKRDTWEVPGGHREIDEDINDAAARELKEETGAVKFNMKPVCDYLCDYSLEGENAHKSYGRVYYAEIEELGELPNFEIGEIALFDNMPEKLTYPRIQPILLDWVLEKMNKTELINTISKIVEQQCKSEDNIFGYEGWSCHIVSVVKYAKILSKRLGANEEIVEIAALLHDYASVKDKSMYEEHHIYGAIEAEKILKGLDYPREKIEIIKDCILCHRGSVRMQQKTKEAICVASADAMAHIDQVPSLLHLAYYNRKMDVKEGAEWVGRKIERSWNKLCPEAKEIMMKKYECAKVVLEG from the coding sequence ATGAAAACCAAAGTATATGATTTAGGAACAGTTAATGATGAAGATTTGAAATTTGCCGTTATAGTTTCAAAATATAATGGTAAATTCGTCTATTGTAGGCATAAGAAAAGAGATACATGGGAAGTCCCAGGAGGGCACAGGGAAATAGACGAAGATATTAATGATGCTGCAGCAAGGGAATTAAAAGAAGAAACAGGAGCTGTGAAATTCAATATGAAGCCTGTATGTGATTATTTATGCGATTATTCTTTAGAAGGAGAAAATGCTCATAAAAGCTATGGAAGAGTATATTATGCAGAAATTGAGGAGTTAGGAGAACTACCTAATTTTGAAATTGGAGAAATTGCATTATTTGATAATATGCCAGAGAAGCTAACATATCCACGAATTCAACCTATCTTACTTGATTGGGTATTAGAAAAAATGAATAAGACAGAATTAATAAACACAATTTCAAAAATAGTAGAGCAGCAGTGTAAAAGCGAGGATAATATATTTGGTTATGAAGGCTGGTCATGCCATATTGTTAGTGTAGTTAAATATGCTAAGATTTTATCAAAACGGTTAGGTGCTAATGAAGAAATAGTTGAGATAGCGGCATTGCTACATGATTATGCAAGTGTAAAAGACAAAAGCATGTATGAGGAACATCACATATATGGGGCTATAGAAGCAGAGAAAATTCTTAAAGGGTTAGATTACCCAAGGGAAAAAATAGAAATTATTAAGGATTGTATCCTATGTCACAGGGGAAGCGTAAGGATGCAGCAAAAGACCAAAGAAGCAATATGTGTAGCAAGTGCAGATGCCATGGCTCATATAGATCAAGTTCCATCATTATTACATCTTGCTTATTATAATAGAAAAATGGATGTAAAAGAAGGTGCTGAGTGGGTAGGAAGAAAAATTGAAAGAAGTTGGAATAAATTGTGCCCGGAAGCAAAAGAGATTATGATGAAAAAATATGAATGTGCTAAAGTGGTTTTGGAAGGGTGA
- a CDS encoding DNA topology modulation protein produces the protein MNKIGKRIMVVGSPGSGKSTFSTKLAEISRIPLIHLDKEFWNNGWIETPREAWVKKQKCLLEGVEWIIDGNYGGTMDIRLEKADTVICFKLSRTVCLMSYFKRVITNIGKVRPDMPEGCPEKFDFKFMKYIWNFPKTSGQGNINRLEKVKDKQIIVFKNRRQAKKFIIEFSKSGPHTF, from the coding sequence ATGAATAAAATAGGTAAAAGAATAATGGTAGTAGGTTCACCAGGTAGTGGTAAGAGTACATTTTCAACAAAACTCGCAGAGATATCGAGAATCCCACTTATTCATCTTGATAAAGAGTTTTGGAATAATGGATGGATTGAGACCCCGAGAGAAGCATGGGTGAAAAAGCAAAAGTGTTTATTAGAAGGTGTTGAATGGATAATAGATGGTAATTATGGTGGGACTATGGATATACGTCTTGAAAAAGCTGATACAGTAATTTGCTTTAAATTAAGTAGAACAGTATGTTTGATGAGTTACTTTAAACGAGTTATAACAAATATAGGTAAAGTAAGACCAGATATGCCAGAGGGTTGCCCTGAGAAGTTTGACTTCAAATTTATGAAATATATTTGGAACTTTCCTAAGACATCAGGCCAAGGAAATATTAATAGGCTTGAAAAAGTTAAGGATAAACAAATAATAGTGTTTAAAAATAGAAGACAAGCAAAGAAATTCATTATAGAATTTTCAAAATCTGGCCCTCATACATTTTAA
- a CDS encoding ROK family protein, with protein sequence MKNYIAFDIGGSSVKFGIINEQGEILDKGAFETPKEELDMIFTKMVEVVDTYKKYMKLEGIALSCPGAVNNEEGVIYGASAVPYIHGPNFRNILKAATDLDVAMENDANCAALAEVWKGAAKDNHNVLFLICGTGIGGAIIKDRKLHLGVNLHGGEFGYMIMESDMEKGTVRNYSEVASTFSIVRRVAEYKNIATSKIDGKKIFDMAKEGDKDCLRAIDKFYYKLALGIFNLQYVYDPEVIVIGGAISAREDLVHCINTKLEIILKQAEITKIMPNVKKCVYSNDANLIGAVYNFIN encoded by the coding sequence ATGAAAAATTATATTGCTTTTGATATCGGAGGATCTTCTGTTAAATTTGGAATTATAAATGAACAAGGAGAAATATTAGATAAAGGAGCATTTGAAACACCAAAAGAAGAATTGGATATGATTTTTACAAAAATGGTTGAGGTTGTAGATACATACAAAAAGTATATGAAATTAGAGGGGATAGCATTAAGTTGCCCAGGAGCTGTTAATAATGAAGAAGGTGTAATATACGGAGCATCAGCAGTACCATATATTCATGGGCCTAATTTTAGAAACATATTAAAAGCAGCTACAGATTTAGATGTTGCTATGGAAAATGACGCTAACTGTGCGGCTTTAGCAGAAGTTTGGAAGGGCGCCGCAAAGGATAACCACAATGTACTATTTTTAATATGTGGGACAGGCATTGGGGGGGCAATTATAAAAGATAGGAAATTGCATTTAGGAGTTAACCTACATGGTGGAGAGTTTGGATATATGATAATGGAAAGCGATATGGAAAAGGGAACTGTTAGAAATTATAGTGAAGTTGCATCTACATTCTCTATTGTTAGAAGAGTGGCTGAATACAAAAATATAGCTACTAGTAAAATTGATGGAAAGAAGATATTTGATATGGCAAAAGAAGGGGATAAAGATTGTCTAAGAGCAATTGATAAATTCTATTATAAATTAGCACTGGGAATATTTAATTTACAATACGTATATGACCCAGAAGTAATTGTTATTGGCGGAGCTATAAGTGCTAGAGAAGACTTGGTCCATTGTATAAACACAAAATTAGAAATTATACTAAAGCAAGCAGAAATTACTAAGATAATGCCAAATGTTAAAAAATGTGTTTATTCAAATGATGCTAATTTAATAGGTGCAGTATATAACTTTATAAACTAA
- a CDS encoding L,D-transpeptidase family protein, with product MKLSRKSYIIISILILLAIIAIAVYAKSNSIPKKNQLKISTEIAENKNTKLLEEQHRLEKEKRLEEQQKLENVKKLADQKKLEKQKNLAEQKNKEEKAKQKAIALKKEETSLKNQTSSINQAKLVASTAAAISKPKLLIDRIKGKGNAKQAIVVTTNGFSSVNATITAFENNNGNWEQVYSFAGNIGRTGFAYNKVEGDGRSPIGVFSMGTAFGRYSNPGTAMNYRQSTTNDFWVDDVNSSLYNTWQQGPVSGRWNSAEKMYIPQYNYGFVINYNTSKRIPGSGSAIFFHVWSGPGQGTAGCTSTDQGNALTILKWLNPSKSPVIIQGPMSEVLKM from the coding sequence ATGAAATTATCAAGAAAATCATATATAATTATATCTATATTGATATTGCTCGCAATTATTGCAATTGCAGTCTATGCTAAATCAAATTCTATTCCCAAAAAAAACCAGTTGAAAATTTCCACTGAAATTGCAGAAAATAAAAATACTAAACTACTTGAAGAGCAGCATAGACTAGAGAAAGAGAAAAGATTGGAGGAACAACAAAAATTGGAAAATGTTAAGAAATTGGCAGACCAAAAGAAATTAGAAAAACAAAAAAATCTAGCTGAACAAAAAAATAAAGAAGAAAAAGCCAAACAAAAGGCTATTGCTTTAAAGAAAGAAGAAACTTCATTAAAAAATCAGACAAGCTCTATTAATCAAGCTAAATTAGTAGCCTCTACTGCTGCAGCTATCTCAAAACCTAAATTATTGATAGATAGGATAAAAGGAAAAGGAAATGCAAAGCAGGCTATAGTTGTTACCACTAATGGCTTTAGCAGCGTAAATGCCACCATTACAGCCTTTGAAAATAACAATGGAAATTGGGAACAAGTTTATTCTTTTGCTGGTAATATAGGCAGAACAGGTTTTGCTTATAATAAAGTGGAGGGTGACGGACGTTCACCAATAGGAGTTTTTTCAATGGGCACAGCCTTTGGTAGATATTCAAATCCTGGAACTGCAATGAACTATAGACAATCTACGACTAATGATTTTTGGGTAGATGATGTTAATTCATCATTGTACAATACATGGCAACAAGGTCCTGTGAGTGGCAGATGGAATTCTGCTGAAAAGATGTACATTCCCCAATATAATTATGGTTTTGTAATAAACTATAATACTTCTAAAAGAATACCGGGAAGCGGTTCTGCTATATTCTTTCATGTATGGTCAGGTCCAGGTCAAGGAACAGCGGGATGTACTTCCACAGACCAGGGTAATGCATTAACCATTTTAAAATGGTTAAATCCTTCTAAAAGTCCTGTAATAATTCAAGGACCAATGTCTGAAGTACTAAAGATGTAG
- a CDS encoding MazG nucleotide pyrophosphohydrolase domain-containing protein, translating into MAGKVDLSISEMLEMSHKLWEKHKDTWSPMEPTHGKISILYMIEEIGEAIAIIKKKTEDGIMNDPKIRERFIEELGDVLMYYSDTLNRF; encoded by the coding sequence ATGGCTGGTAAAGTAGATTTATCAATATCAGAAATGTTAGAGATGTCCCATAAGTTATGGGAAAAACACAAAGATACCTGGAGTCCAATGGAACCTACGCATGGCAAAATTTCCATTCTTTATATGATTGAAGAAATTGGAGAAGCAATTGCAATAATAAAGAAGAAAACAGAAGATGGAATTATGAATGACCCAAAGATAAGAGAAAGATTTATTGAAGAACTAGGCGATGTGTTAATGTATTATTCAGATACATTAAACAGATTTTAA
- a CDS encoding histidine phosphatase family protein: MNTNIYLVRHAHSIYTSDELNRPLSENGYRDAEKVTESLWTENIDTVLSSPYKRSIQTVEGIAKHIGAEVIIEDGFKERKIAEGLIKNFERDIIKLWTNPTYAFEGGESNLEAKNRGIHSLNEVLKRYNGKNIVIGTHGNIMVLIMNYFDSNYDYEFWKELSMPDIYKLSFDDNKLSGAKRIFKD, encoded by the coding sequence GTGAATACAAATATATATTTAGTAAGACATGCCCATTCAATATATACTTCAGATGAACTAAATCGACCCTTATCAGAAAATGGATATAGAGATGCAGAAAAGGTAACGGAAAGTTTATGGACTGAAAATATAGATACTGTTTTATCAAGTCCATATAAACGTTCAATTCAAACAGTTGAAGGTATAGCAAAACATATTGGTGCTGAGGTAATAATTGAGGATGGATTTAAGGAAAGAAAAATAGCAGAAGGTTTAATCAAAAATTTTGAAAGGGATATAATTAAACTGTGGACAAACCCCACTTATGCTTTTGAGGGTGGGGAGTCAAATTTAGAAGCTAAAAACAGGGGGATTCATTCATTAAATGAAGTGCTGAAAAGGTATAATGGTAAAAATATTGTTATTGGTACTCATGGAAATATTATGGTTTTAATAATGAATTATTTTGATAGTAACTACGATTATGAATTTTGGAAAGAGCTTAGTATGCCTGATATTTATAAGTTGAGTTTTGATGATAATAAACTTTCAGGAGCTAAAAGAATATTTAAAGATTAA
- a CDS encoding GNAT family N-acetyltransferase, producing MEYKIEEMTPADWQQVANIYLQGIKTGIATFQSEVPTYENWNNNHISSCRLVARSGDNVLGWGVLSATSSRCVYKGVAEVSLYIGEKYKGQGIGKVLLTKLIKVSEENGFWTLQSGIIRENAWSIALHKKCGFREIGIREKVAKMNNENWLDVVLMERRSKVVGID from the coding sequence ATGGAATATAAAATTGAAGAAATGACACCAGCAGATTGGCAGCAGGTAGCAAATATTTATCTACAAGGTATTAAAACAGGAATTGCAACATTTCAGAGTGAAGTCCCTACCTATGAAAACTGGAATAATAATCACATAAGTTCATGCAGATTAGTTGCTCGCTCAGGTGATAATGTTCTAGGGTGGGGAGTGCTGAGTGCCACCTCAAGTAGATGTGTTTATAAGGGGGTAGCAGAAGTAAGCCTATATATTGGTGAAAAATATAAAGGACAAGGAATAGGAAAGGTTCTTTTAACAAAGTTAATTAAAGTATCCGAAGAAAATGGTTTTTGGACTTTGCAGTCTGGAATTATTAGAGAAAATGCTTGGAGTATAGCATTACATAAAAAATGTGGGTTCAGAGAAATTGGTATAAGAGAAAAGGTTGCTAAAATGAATAATGAAAATTGGCTAGATGTAGTTTTAATGGAACGTAGAAGTAAAGTAGTAGGTATAGATTAA
- the hcp gene encoding hydroxylamine reductase, with the protein MEDKMFCYQCEQTIGGKGCTKAGNCGKNADIAGLQDLLVYQLKGIGYFGVKLIEKGIHIDDEIDKFVMDASFSTLTNTNFDDERFVEYLKKSQEIKDLLKVMLGKSSNEIPEEAQYILPESMEDMLIEAEKTGIMYNKNLDANIRSLRQMLIFGMKGMAAYAHHAHVLGYKDEVVSKFFYKGFAAVIDDELTVDDLINLNMEFGQVNFKCIELLDKANTETYGNPTPTEVSITKKKGPFIVVSGHDLKDLKELLEQSEGKGVNIYTHGEMLPAHGYPQLKKYKHLVGNFGGAWQDQQQEFDKIPGTILMTTNCLQKPRESYDDRIYTTSIVGWPEITHIHEVNGKKDFSLIINKALQLGGFPEDEAEKKIIVGFGHDAVLSNAGKIVEAVKNGAIKHFFLIGGCDGARPGRNYFTEFAEKTPKDTIILTLACGKYRFNKKEFGKIGEFPRLLDVGQCNDSYGAIKIALALADAFKCGVNDLPLSIILSWYEQKAVCVLITLLSLGIKDIYLGPTLPAFISPEVLQVLIDKFNIKPISTPDEDLKTILG; encoded by the coding sequence ATGGAAGATAAAATGTTTTGCTATCAATGTGAACAAACAATAGGAGGAAAAGGATGTACCAAGGCTGGTAATTGTGGTAAAAATGCAGATATTGCTGGACTTCAGGATTTGTTGGTTTATCAACTAAAAGGAATAGGTTATTTTGGAGTAAAACTAATTGAAAAAGGTATTCACATTGATGATGAAATAGATAAATTTGTAATGGATGCATCATTTTCAACACTAACAAATACAAATTTTGATGATGAACGATTTGTTGAATATCTAAAAAAATCCCAAGAAATTAAAGATCTATTAAAAGTAATGCTCGGAAAATCTTCAAATGAAATTCCAGAAGAAGCTCAATACATATTGCCAGAATCAATGGAGGATATGCTCATAGAAGCAGAAAAAACAGGTATAATGTATAATAAGAATTTGGATGCAAATATACGTTCATTAAGACAAATGCTGATTTTTGGAATGAAAGGTATGGCCGCATACGCTCATCATGCTCATGTATTAGGATATAAGGATGAGGTGGTAAGTAAGTTCTTTTATAAGGGGTTCGCAGCAGTAATAGATGATGAACTAACAGTAGATGACTTAATTAACCTTAATATGGAGTTTGGCCAAGTAAATTTCAAATGCATTGAATTACTTGATAAAGCAAATACAGAAACATATGGAAATCCAACACCAACTGAAGTTAGTATCACCAAGAAAAAAGGCCCATTCATAGTTGTCTCAGGACATGATTTAAAAGATTTAAAAGAACTTTTAGAACAGTCTGAAGGAAAAGGAGTAAATATTTATACTCATGGTGAAATGCTTCCTGCACATGGATATCCTCAGTTAAAGAAATATAAGCACTTAGTGGGAAATTTTGGCGGGGCATGGCAAGACCAACAACAGGAGTTTGATAAGATACCAGGCACAATACTAATGACCACAAACTGTTTGCAGAAACCAAGAGAATCTTACGACGATAGAATATATACAACAAGTATCGTTGGTTGGCCTGAGATAACACACATTCACGAAGTGAATGGTAAGAAGGATTTCTCACTAATTATAAATAAAGCATTACAACTAGGTGGTTTTCCAGAAGATGAAGCAGAAAAGAAGATTATCGTTGGGTTTGGGCATGATGCAGTTTTAAGTAATGCGGGTAAGATTGTGGAGGCTGTTAAAAATGGAGCGATAAAACACTTTTTCTTAATTGGAGGCTGTGATGGTGCAAGGCCAGGAAGAAACTATTTTACTGAATTTGCTGAAAAAACTCCAAAGGATACTATTATTTTAACACTTGCTTGTGGTAAATATAGATTTAATAAGAAGGAGTTTGGTAAGATCGGAGAATTTCCAAGATTACTTGACGTTGGGCAATGTAATGATTCTTATGGAGCAATTAAAATTGCATTGGCTCTTGCAGATGCCTTTAAATGTGGGGTAAATGACCTACCGCTTTCAATAATATTATCCTGGTATGAACAGAAAGCAGTATGTGTATTAATTACTTTATTATCACTTGGAATAAAAGATATTTATCTTGGACCAACTCTACCTGCTTTTATATCACCAGAAGTTCTTCAAGTATTGATTGATAAGTTCAATATTAAACCAATATCTACACCAGATGAAGATTTAAAAACGATATTGGGGTAA
- a CDS encoding glycoside hydrolase family 125 protein, with amino-acid sequence MNTIANTELEVIKSTVRKIGQDLSRYIENENLRTIFLNCFINTIETTVDVAGDDAFVITGDIPAMWLRDSTSQVEHYLPFVKEHAELKCIFTGLIKRQMKYILIDPYANAFNKEANGKKWDNDLTKDSPWVWERKYEIDSLCYPVRLIHKYWKQSGDASFFDNKIKNVFNIIIDLWKTEQNHFEKSDYSFQRLNCSPTDTLCNSGLGNPVGFTGMTWSGFRPSDDACQYGYLVPANMFATVALRYIEEISEVIYSDSMLKERATTLRLQIEEGIEKFGIVHNEEFGDIYAYEVDGLGSFNFMDDANVPSLLSIPYLEFRGIDDEIYQNTRKFILSKNNPFYYEGTAAQGIGSPHTPPEYIWHIALSMSGLTTNNTDEIKDLISTLICTDAGTGFMHEGFHCNDPKKFTRDWFAWSNSLFAHFIYDAIIEKKIKL; translated from the coding sequence ATGAATACTATAGCAAACACTGAATTAGAGGTTATTAAATCTACAGTAAGGAAAATAGGACAAGACTTATCTAGGTATATCGAAAATGAAAATCTTAGAACAATTTTTTTAAATTGTTTTATTAATACAATAGAAACTACAGTTGATGTTGCAGGCGATGATGCATTTGTAATAACAGGGGACATTCCTGCTATGTGGCTTCGTGATTCCACATCTCAAGTAGAACACTATCTACCTTTTGTTAAGGAGCACGCCGAACTTAAATGTATCTTTACAGGATTAATAAAAAGACAAATGAAATATATTCTTATAGATCCTTATGCAAATGCTTTTAACAAAGAAGCTAACGGTAAAAAGTGGGATAATGATTTAACAAAGGACAGTCCTTGGGTTTGGGAAAGAAAATATGAAATAGATTCATTATGTTACCCAGTTAGACTTATACACAAATATTGGAAACAATCGGGGGATGCCTCTTTCTTTGATAATAAAATAAAAAATGTTTTCAATATCATTATTGATTTATGGAAAACTGAGCAAAACCACTTTGAAAAATCTGATTACTCATTCCAAAGACTAAATTGCTCTCCAACTGATACTCTATGCAATAGCGGCCTGGGAAACCCTGTTGGATTTACTGGTATGACTTGGTCTGGTTTTAGGCCTAGTGATGATGCTTGCCAATATGGATACTTAGTTCCAGCAAACATGTTCGCTACTGTAGCCTTAAGATATATAGAAGAAATTTCTGAAGTTATATATAGTGATTCTATGCTTAAAGAAAGAGCTACCACACTAAGACTTCAAATTGAAGAAGGTATAGAAAAATTTGGTATAGTTCACAATGAAGAATTTGGAGATATCTACGCTTACGAAGTTGATGGCTTAGGTAGCTTTAACTTTATGGATGATGCTAATGTTCCAAGTCTTTTGTCAATTCCGTACTTAGAATTTAGAGGAATTGATGATGAAATTTATCAAAACACAAGAAAGTTCATATTAAGTAAAAACAATCCATTCTACTATGAAGGTACAGCTGCCCAAGGCATAGGTAGTCCACACACTCCCCCTGAATATATATGGCATATAGCTCTTTCAATGAGTGGGCTTACAACTAATAACACTGATGAAATAAAAGATTTAATAAGCACTTTAATATGCACTGATGCAGGAACTGGTTTCATGCATGAAGGATTCCACTGTAATGATCCAAAAAAATTCACAAGAGATTGGTTTGCTTGGTCTAACTCACTATTTGCTCACTTCATATACGATGCTATAATAGAGAAAAAAATAAAACTATAA
- a CDS encoding NUDIX domain-containing protein, whose translation MDLISEIYEKDIGYKHENIDISYKLRKASRSIVLNDSQKIALLFVSKNNYHKLPGGGIEAGEDIKIALNREVMEEVGVNIDVLGEIGTIIEYRNRHELLQISYCYYSEVKGAIKEPSYTDEEINNGFQLKWVTLDEAISILENDKPDNYLGKFIQSRDLMFLKSAECLLNSSNI comes from the coding sequence ATGGATTTAATAAGTGAAATATATGAAAAAGATATTGGGTACAAGCATGAAAATATAGATATTTCATATAAGCTTAGGAAGGCATCAAGATCAATTGTACTAAATGATTCACAAAAGATAGCCTTGTTATTTGTATCAAAGAATAACTATCACAAGCTACCAGGCGGAGGTATTGAGGCAGGTGAGGATATTAAAATTGCTTTAAATCGTGAAGTTATGGAAGAAGTTGGGGTTAACATTGATGTTTTGGGCGAAATTGGTACGATTATAGAATATAGAAATAGGCATGAGCTATTACAAATATCATATTGCTATTATTCTGAGGTAAAGGGAGCTATTAAAGAGCCATCATATACAGATGAAGAAATAAATAATGGTTTTCAATTAAAATGGGTGACCTTAGATGAAGCTATATCAATTCTTGAAAATGATAAACCGGATAATTATCTTGGAAAATTCATTCAGAGTAGAGATTTGATGTTTCTAAAAAGTGCAGAATGTCTTTTAAATAGCAGCAATATATAA
- a CDS encoding histidine phosphatase family protein codes for MKIYITRHGATQWNSEGRMQGWQDSNLTEIGVDNAKKLGESLQHIDFDYIYCSPLGRAFDTAKYIRGNKDTEIIQIEDLKEMGFGIWEGMDHEKVKELYPTQQFNFWNKPHLYESVEGESFDELIHRVKKVLYNIINNTTGENILIVTHTAVIKAIYSIIKNYSIEDFWSKPFMYDTCLTVLEVGDKKIEIILEADISHLD; via the coding sequence TTGAAAATATACATAACAAGACATGGAGCAACGCAGTGGAATAGTGAAGGTAGGATGCAGGGCTGGCAAGATTCCAATTTAACTGAAATAGGTGTTGATAACGCTAAAAAGCTAGGTGAGAGTTTGCAGCATATAGATTTTGATTATATTTATTGCAGTCCACTGGGGAGAGCTTTTGATACAGCAAAATACATCAGAGGAAATAAAGATACGGAAATAATTCAAATTGAAGATTTAAAGGAAATGGGATTTGGTATATGGGAAGGCATGGATCATGAAAAAGTAAAAGAACTATATCCGACGCAACAGTTTAATTTTTGGAATAAGCCTCATTTGTATGAATCTGTAGAAGGGGAGAGCTTTGATGAATTAATTCACAGGGTAAAAAAGGTATTATATAATATTATAAATAATACTACTGGTGAAAATATTTTAATAGTAACCCATACTGCTGTAATAAAGGCAATCTATTCAATAATCAAGAATTATTCTATTGAGGATTTTTGGAGTAAACCTTTTATGTATGATACATGTTTAACTGTGCTAGAAGTGGGAGATAAGAAAATTGAAATTATTTTAGAGGCGGATATTTCACATTTAGATTAG
- a CDS encoding VOC family protein, which translates to MGLNFTLNSLYICVKDMDRAIDFYERLLEQSVEKRDEIFSVFNIDGFRFCLFNNSKVQEKVNFGDNCIPSFQVNNMNKLIGRLEILNAKIVFPVTKINNNLVLEFKDTEGNDIEVYCRIL; encoded by the coding sequence ATGGGATTAAATTTTACGTTGAATTCACTATATATTTGTGTTAAAGACATGGATAGAGCAATTGATTTTTATGAGAGATTGCTTGAGCAATCTGTTGAAAAAAGGGATGAGATATTTAGTGTTTTTAATATTGATGGTTTTAGATTTTGCCTATTTAATAATAGTAAAGTTCAAGAAAAGGTTAACTTTGGAGATAACTGCATACCAAGTTTTCAGGTTAATAATATGAATAAACTAATTGGAAGATTAGAAATATTAAATGCTAAAATAGTATTTCCAGTAACGAAAATCAATAATAACTTGGTATTAGAGTTTAAAGATACTGAAGGAAATGACATAGAAGTATATTGTAGAATTTTATAG